The following coding sequences lie in one Patescibacteria group bacterium genomic window:
- a CDS encoding DUF721 domain-containing protein, whose product MFQEIKKLLADRLRQQGVAGAVEASMVAEAFKQEVATRFGKSAAEAVRRAVLRGDTLEVSLSSPGLASELRMLEIDIIDSLRSKLNGKVYRLRIFA is encoded by the coding sequence ATGTTTCAAGAAATTAAGAAATTATTAGCCGATAGACTGCGTCAGCAAGGAGTGGCTGGTGCGGTAGAGGCTTCTATGGTGGCGGAGGCCTTTAAACAAGAGGTGGCTACTCGCTTTGGTAAAAGCGCGGCTGAGGCGGTTCGCCGAGCTGTTTTAAGGGGTGATACTTTGGAAGTTTCTTTGTCTTCGCCCGGCTTGGCTAGTGAATTAAGAATGTTAGAAATTGATATTATAGACAGTTTAAGATCTAAGCTTAATGGTAAGGTTTATCGATTAAGGATTTTTGCCTAA
- the pheT gene encoding phenylalanine--tRNA ligase subunit beta: MLISWQLLQKFVQPPKPLSDQELMEALTMSVVEVEEVVNQSQRLQNVVVGQVTEVYSHPQADKLKMAQVDIGKESVTIVCGGVNLRQGMKVALAKPGAMVKWHGQGDFIKLEEAVIRGQTSQGMACAAEELALPDDQAVEQGIMDLTDLEAKPGTPLAEALAYDDVILDIENKSLTHRPDLWGHVGLARELSAIWQVPFNLPEPPAIESTVKEVALRVSLKDKAKAKRYLGVVMSGLKVGPSPKWLKQILTCLGVRSVNNIVDITNYVLLELGQPLHAFDLAKLASPDILVRPAKSGETIITLDGVERKLTEDMLVIADKKKAIAIAGVMGSNNSEVDNNTISIVLESANFEPINIRQTSAKLGLRTEASVRFEKSLDPELSEIALRRVVKLIMEIIPSAKVVSRVVDEYPKPIKIKPIELSLPWLWRRLGADIGKPEVIGILSRLEFKVEDKGDQLIVTPPSFRATRDITIPEDLVEEVARIYGYGKLPKILPKFPITPPPKDPKQELRWKIRDLLASLGWHETMTYSFVGEKDLLGAVKEARLELVNPVDAGQPYLRQMLVGLVLDQVTNNFKILGENKIIKMYEMGRVFNKTIETDDITKIQSHHLVLCLISSTEQTYKDIFEELKGAVKKIFNLVELGELVKWANKQMDSLEGFEVLLADKKVVQGGKIQKAGYTMAFCEIDLDLLPAETATVLYKKIPAYPAIDRDITFNVAEYPTEINWQTIYDLLIKADELIESVDYLGYYQLKNALTLRLVLRSQAKTLTSTEADMVEKKVVKLLQEKFKAKFDI, encoded by the coding sequence ATGTTAATTTCCTGGCAATTATTGCAAAAATTTGTTCAACCACCCAAACCATTATCCGATCAGGAATTAATGGAGGCTTTAACTATGAGCGTGGTGGAAGTAGAAGAGGTGGTTAATCAGTCGCAAAGATTGCAAAACGTGGTGGTGGGGCAGGTAACGGAAGTTTATAGCCACCCTCAGGCAGACAAATTAAAAATGGCTCAAGTGGATATTGGTAAAGAATCCGTAACTATAGTTTGCGGCGGGGTGAATTTGCGTCAAGGTATGAAAGTGGCCTTAGCCAAACCTGGTGCCATGGTAAAGTGGCATGGCCAAGGCGATTTTATAAAATTGGAAGAAGCAGTTATTCGGGGTCAGACTAGCCAAGGCATGGCCTGCGCGGCCGAGGAGTTAGCTTTACCCGATGATCAGGCAGTGGAGCAGGGTATTATGGATTTAACAGATTTGGAAGCTAAACCAGGTACGCCGCTAGCAGAAGCTTTGGCTTATGATGATGTTATTTTAGATATAGAAAATAAATCTTTAACCCATCGGCCGGATTTGTGGGGGCATGTTGGCTTAGCTAGAGAACTTAGCGCTATTTGGCAGGTGCCTTTTAATTTACCCGAGCCGCCAGCAATAGAGTCAACAGTTAAAGAAGTAGCTTTAAGGGTTAGTCTTAAAGATAAAGCCAAAGCTAAGCGTTATTTGGGCGTGGTAATGTCTGGTTTAAAAGTCGGTCCGTCACCCAAATGGCTTAAACAAATTTTAACTTGTTTAGGTGTGCGGTCTGTAAATAATATTGTGGATATTACCAATTATGTTTTATTGGAATTGGGGCAGCCTTTGCATGCTTTTGATTTAGCCAAACTAGCCAGTCCGGATATTTTAGTGCGCCCGGCTAAGTCAGGCGAAACAATAATTACTTTAGATGGTGTGGAGAGAAAATTAACTGAAGATATGCTGGTGATTGCTGATAAAAAAAAGGCTATAGCGATTGCCGGTGTAATGGGCAGCAATAATAGTGAAGTAGATAATAATACCATTTCCATAGTTTTAGAAAGCGCTAATTTTGAACCTATAAATATTCGGCAAACTTCGGCTAAACTAGGCCTTAGGACCGAGGCTTCGGTTAGATTTGAAAAATCTTTGGATCCAGAATTATCTGAAATAGCTTTGCGCCGAGTGGTTAAATTGATTATGGAAATAATACCGAGCGCCAAGGTGGTAAGTCGGGTGGTGGATGAATATCCTAAACCCATAAAAATAAAACCAATTGAATTATCTTTACCATGGCTGTGGCGTAGGTTAGGAGCCGATATTGGCAAACCAGAAGTTATAGGAATTTTAAGCCGTTTGGAATTTAAAGTGGAAGATAAAGGGGACCAACTAATTGTTACGCCGCCCAGTTTTAGGGCCACGCGCGATATAACGATTCCTGAAGATTTAGTGGAAGAAGTGGCTAGAATTTATGGCTATGGTAAATTGCCTAAAATTTTACCTAAGTTTCCCATTACTCCACCGCCTAAAGATCCTAAACAAGAACTGCGCTGGAAAATAAGAGATTTGTTAGCTTCGTTAGGTTGGCACGAAACAATGACTTATTCGTTTGTGGGGGAAAAAGATTTATTAGGAGCTGTTAAAGAAGCTAGGTTGGAATTAGTTAATCCTGTAGATGCTGGACAACCTTATTTAAGACAGATGTTAGTCGGGTTGGTTTTAGACCAAGTGACTAATAATTTTAAAATATTGGGTGAAAATAAAATAATAAAAATGTACGAGATGGGTCGAGTTTTTAATAAAACTATAGAAACAGATGACATAACAAAAATTCAATCCCATCATTTAGTTCTTTGTTTAATTAGCTCAACAGAACAGACCTATAAAGATATTTTTGAAGAATTAAAAGGGGCAGTTAAAAAAATATTTAATTTGGTAGAATTAGGTGAGTTGGTTAAATGGGCCAATAAACAAATGGATTCATTGGAAGGATTCGAAGTACTTTTAGCAGATAAAAAAGTGGTTCAGGGTGGTAAAATTCAAAAAGCTGGTTATACAATGGCTTTTTGTGAAATAGATTTAGATTTATTGCCGGCTGAGACAGCAACTGTATTGTATAAAAAAATTCCAGCCTATCCAGCTATAGATAGGGATATAACTTTTAATGTGGCAGAGTATCCGACAGAAATTAATTGGCAAACAATTTATGATTTGCTTATTAAGGCTGATGAATTAATTGAAAGCGTGGATTATCTTGGTTATTATCAGCTTAAAAATGCTTTGACTTTGCGACTTGTTTTGCGTAGTCAGGCTAAAACCTTAACTTCGACCGAAGCAGACATGGTGGAAAAGAAGGTTGTTAAATTACTGCAGGAAAAATTTAAAGCTAAATTTGATATTTAA
- the pheS gene encoding phenylalanine--tRNA ligase subunit alpha → MSLRDNFLLLKETALQEVAKIKSSAEVEVWRQKYLGRKGELSHLLKLLQDTIEKEKPVLGQLANQIKNELQTAYQGLLQGLTGESLDKSAIDVTVPGKKLPVGSIHPLMQVQRDLEDIFRSMGFRVLDGPELEDEYHNFEALNIPAWHPARDTQDTFYVKGGQPVNRWLLRTHTSPVQIRAMKEYGAPLRAVVPGRVFRYEATDASHEHTFWQMEGLVIDTDISIANLVAVMSELLAGIFKRQVEVRLRPGYFPFVEPGFELDIRCFICAGQGCSVCKQRGWVELLPCGLVHPNVLKAGGIDPKKYSGLAFGLGLSRLAMMRYKIDDIRLFLSGDLRFLKQF, encoded by the coding sequence GTGTCCTTACGCGATAATTTTTTATTATTAAAAGAGACTGCTCTTCAAGAAGTGGCTAAAATAAAATCCTCGGCCGAGGTGGAAGTTTGGCGACAAAAATATTTAGGTCGTAAGGGTGAATTAAGTCATCTTTTAAAATTACTCCAAGACACTATAGAAAAAGAAAAGCCGGTTTTAGGTCAATTAGCTAATCAGATAAAAAATGAATTGCAAACAGCTTATCAGGGATTACTTCAGGGCTTAACTGGTGAATCTTTAGATAAATCAGCAATTGATGTAACTGTGCCGGGTAAAAAATTGCCAGTAGGTTCAATTCATCCACTAATGCAGGTGCAAAGGGACTTGGAAGATATTTTTAGGTCTATGGGTTTTAGGGTATTGGATGGTCCGGAGTTGGAAGACGAATATCATAATTTTGAAGCACTTAATATTCCTGCTTGGCATCCGGCGCGCGATACCCAAGATACTTTTTATGTTAAAGGCGGTCAGCCAGTTAATCGTTGGTTATTAAGGACACATACTTCGCCGGTGCAAATTCGGGCCATGAAGGAATACGGAGCACCACTTAGAGCCGTGGTGCCGGGGCGAGTTTTTAGGTACGAAGCTACTGATGCTTCGCACGAGCATACTTTTTGGCAAATGGAAGGTTTGGTTATAGATACCGATATTTCCATTGCTAATTTAGTGGCTGTTATGTCTGAATTATTGGCTGGTATTTTTAAACGTCAGGTAGAGGTTCGGCTTAGGCCGGGTTATTTTCCTTTTGTGGAGCCCGGCTTTGAATTGGATATCAGATGTTTTATTTGTGCCGGGCAAGGTTGTAGTGTGTGTAAACAGCGCGGTTGGGTAGAGCTTTTGCCTTGTGGTTTGGTTCATCCTAATGTTTTAAAGGCCGGCGGTATTGATCCTAAAAAGTATTCGGGTTTGGCCTTTGGTTTAGGTTTATCTCGTTTAGCTATGATGCGTTATAAAATAGATGATATTAGATTATTTTTAAGCGGTGATTTAAGATTTTTAAAACAATTTTAA